CCCCCGTCGGCTTTGCCGGCCGTGGGTGCGGGATCAGGGGAACGCGGCGGTCCGAACGGTCGGTTGACGTACGATCACGGGTCGGAACCGAAGGAGGGTCGATGCGACGTACGGCGCAGAAACTGTTCGTGGTGGCCGCGATCGCGGAGGCGATCTCGTGGTTGGCGCTGTTGACCGGGATGATCTTCAAGTACGGCCCGACCGGGAACGAGATCGGGGTGCAGATCTTCGGCCCTGTCCACGGCGGCCTCTTTGTCGCCTACGTCGGGCTGGTCCTGGTGGTGAGCCGGCTGGGTCGCTGGCGCTGGTCGGTCACCCTGGTCGCGTTGCTCTGCTCGGTGCCACCGCTGGCCACCCTCTTCTTCGAGCGCTGGGCACGTCGACGTGGCCTGCTCGCGCAACCGGAGCCGGCGCCGACCCCGGTCGCGGTGGGCTGAGCGGCGCCGCCGGTCCGATCAGCCGCCGAGCACGCTGAAGGCGGCGACCACCCCGATCACCAGGATGCCCAGCACCGCCTGGAGCAGCAGTGCCGGTCCCAGGTGCGACCAGACCGTCGGCGGGCGGGGGGTGAGCAGTTGGGCGGTGGTCAGGTTCACGATCCGCTCGACCCGGGGAGCCAACTGCGGGTCCTTCTGGGGGCGGATGGTGACCTGGATGTGGTCGGCCGGCTCGATCGCGCTCTGCGGCAGGTGGCCGTGGATCTCCATCTCGCAGAGCACGCCCTCGCTGTCGCGTAGCCGCAGCGGTGTGACCAGGAATTCCGGCCCCTTGCGCAGTTCCTTCCAGCGGCGCCGCGCGCCGGTCCCGGCGCCGGATCGCAGCAGGGACGCGATCAGCAGCAGGATCACCCGCGCGATGCCGGCGGTGGCGAGCACGGCGACGACGATCGGTCGCTGCACCTGCATCTCCCGCGAATAGCCCTCCAGTAGCCGGATGACCCGTCCGGTGACGATCGGCCCACGCCGGTACGCCACCCGTTCGGGATAGAGCTCGCTGTCCATTTTCACCACCGAGAGTCCGCTTTGGTTCACGCATTGTATCGATGCGTACGGGTAAGTGGAGTGAGTGAATCGCCCTCACGGGTTCGCCGCTTGAGGATCCCGGCACCCGGGCCGGTGGGCCAGGTGACAACTCGGACCGCACGGGTATGCGGGGGGCGAGTTGGAGAGGGGTCGATCGATCATGGAGTTGTCCTTCCTGCGCCCGATCTACGCCCGACCTGGACCCTGGGCCTCGGTTTACCTGGACGCCTCGCGCAACAGCCAGGATTCCCGTCCCGCGCTGGACCTGCGCTGGCGAGCCATGCGGGAGCGGCTGCGACAGGACGGCGCCGGCGCCGCCACCGTCGCGGCGCTCGACGGCGTGGTACGCGGCCATGACCCGATGCCGGGCGACTATGGGCTCGCGGCCTTTGCCACCGAAGGCGAGGTCGTGCTCACCGAGTACCTGTCCGCGCCACCGCTGAAGGACCTCGCGTCATACGCCCCGCTCGCCCACACGATGCCGCTCCTGGCCCAGCGGGGCGAACAGATCCCCTGGGTACGGGTGCTCGCCAACCGCAACGGCGCCGACATCGACGCGATCGGCGCCGGCGGGGTGGAGCGGGCTCAGGTCGACGGCGGTAACCAGTTCCCACTCCGCCGGATCGACCCTGGCGGCTGGTCCCAGTCGAACTGGCAGCGTTCGGCCATGACCTCCTGGCACCGCAACGCCAGTGACATCGCCACGGCGGCCGCCGAACTCGCCGCAGGGGTCGGCGCCGAGGTGATCGTGCTGGCCGGTGACACCCCGATCCGGGAGATGATCGCCGCCGCGCTGCCGGCGTTCTGGCAGGACCGGGTGGTGCGTACGGACGCCGGCTTCCGGGCGGCGGGCGCAGACAACAGCGCGCTCGAGGGCGTGACGGTGCAGGCGATCGCCGAGGTGGCGACCGCCCACGCCGACGCCACGCTGGACAAGTTCGGCATGCAGGAGCAGATCGGCAATGGCCTGGACGCCGTGGTGACCGCGCTGCAACGCGGTCAGGTCGAGACCATGCTCCTGGTCGACGATCCGTCCTCCACCGAGCAGTTGTGGATCGGTGACCTG
The Micromonospora pisi DNA segment above includes these coding regions:
- a CDS encoding DUF3817 domain-containing protein; amino-acid sequence: MRRTAQKLFVVAAIAEAISWLALLTGMIFKYGPTGNEIGVQIFGPVHGGLFVAYVGLVLVVSRLGRWRWSVTLVALLCSVPPLATLFFERWARRRGLLAQPEPAPTPVAVG
- a CDS encoding Vms1/Ankzf1 family peptidyl-tRNA hydrolase, producing the protein MELSFLRPIYARPGPWASVYLDASRNSQDSRPALDLRWRAMRERLRQDGAGAATVAALDGVVRGHDPMPGDYGLAAFATEGEVVLTEYLSAPPLKDLASYAPLAHTMPLLAQRGEQIPWVRVLANRNGADIDAIGAGGVERAQVDGGNQFPLRRIDPGGWSQSNWQRSAMTSWHRNASDIATAAAELAAGVGAEVIVLAGDTPIREMIAAALPAFWQDRVVRTDAGFRAAGADNSALEGVTVQAIAEVATAHADATLDKFGMQEQIGNGLDAVVTALQRGQVETMLLVDDPSSTEQLWIGDLPTEIATSPEELSAMSVADPQQVRADAALVRALVGTDAGLTVLGPDEAPDLPDGVGAILRYADASTPGRDRG